From a region of the Roseivirga sp. 4D4 genome:
- a CDS encoding c-type cytochrome domain-containing protein produces the protein MRVKNKSLLAFLWSLNVLLILLIIIPISGLPAIFQFVGRLHPLVLHFPIVLLLAAFLFELIARKAGKPSYTDPAALLLWLGAFSAVFSAIAGYLLSVNGGYGGNTFAFHQWFGLATSVIAALLIQMRSNQGFAKLFIPAFGGLTILLIVTGHYGASLTHGEGFLTEVFEESATSALVDTEPVFTQVVKPILESKCTSCHNPNKIKGGLSLASEEEILKGGENGAIIKPGDALNSTFISHLLLPTEEKLHMPPKGKAQLTNEEIKMLEYWVASGGSFDQTINEVPQEDPIQIVFANYFTPEEPIDIDFVSPETLASLNTTKVSLKQIEDDKPYLEVYIGQHDSLQLTEIKSLRKVREQVYSLDLGGSRIDKSIMKEVAKFENLHRLYLDNTVADDAMISALRKLRKLEYLNLYGTNITRKGAAQMLNIESLDKLYLWQTKVNAEDLEKLKADYPDAIINGGSIDDTTFEEVQLNTPRMVYESSFFDDKMTITVPYSLSDTDIYYQIGSAAPKILEGREIELTASSKVTVYAKKEGWKDSDKAEQAFILVRPNRFKRNNLKFDPKGTYKAKGIETLFDLKKGSENFRDGNWLGFNGDDMVVEVELSETRSLESVFISTLDDTGSWIFPPTELEIWGGNNSNDLQKLNTLSITPPNGPEPKHMIIHELAFDKTDLKYLRVVAKNYGNLPDWHPGKDTPAWLFIDEIAFQ, from the coding sequence ATGAGGGTTAAAAACAAGTCACTTCTTGCTTTTTTATGGTCGCTGAATGTCCTTCTCATTCTATTGATCATCATTCCAATTTCAGGGCTTCCAGCAATATTCCAGTTTGTAGGACGACTGCATCCTTTAGTGCTTCACTTTCCGATCGTGCTATTACTAGCCGCTTTCTTATTCGAGCTTATAGCCCGAAAGGCAGGCAAACCTTCATATACTGATCCAGCGGCACTACTACTATGGTTAGGCGCATTCTCTGCAGTATTTAGCGCTATTGCCGGTTACCTGCTATCAGTGAATGGAGGATATGGAGGAAATACCTTCGCCTTTCACCAATGGTTTGGATTGGCTACATCGGTTATAGCCGCCCTATTAATTCAGATGCGATCAAATCAGGGCTTTGCAAAACTATTTATCCCAGCCTTCGGTGGTCTGACGATTCTACTCATTGTCACAGGACATTATGGTGCATCGCTCACCCATGGTGAGGGCTTCTTGACAGAAGTATTTGAAGAAAGTGCCACTTCTGCCCTAGTTGATACCGAGCCCGTATTCACCCAAGTTGTCAAACCCATTCTTGAAAGCAAATGCACGAGCTGCCATAACCCCAACAAGATCAAAGGAGGACTCTCCCTTGCCTCAGAGGAAGAGATTTTAAAAGGGGGAGAAAACGGAGCAATTATAAAACCCGGAGACGCGCTGAATAGCACCTTTATCAGTCACCTGCTGCTACCAACAGAAGAGAAATTGCATATGCCGCCAAAAGGAAAGGCTCAGTTGACCAATGAGGAGATCAAAATGCTCGAGTATTGGGTGGCTTCAGGCGGATCCTTCGATCAAACCATCAACGAAGTCCCTCAAGAAGACCCAATTCAAATTGTATTCGCCAATTATTTCACACCAGAAGAGCCCATCGACATAGACTTCGTATCTCCTGAAACGCTAGCTTCACTTAATACAACAAAGGTTAGCCTCAAACAAATCGAAGATGACAAGCCCTACCTAGAGGTATATATCGGCCAGCATGATTCACTTCAATTGACGGAAATCAAAAGCTTGAGAAAGGTTAGAGAGCAGGTCTATTCCCTCGACCTTGGAGGAAGCCGCATCGACAAATCCATTATGAAGGAAGTGGCCAAGTTTGAGAACCTGCATCGCCTATATCTTGACAATACGGTAGCAGATGATGCCATGATCAGCGCATTGCGTAAACTGAGAAAGCTAGAATACCTAAATCTTTATGGGACAAATATTACACGCAAAGGAGCCGCACAGATGCTCAATATTGAAAGCTTAGATAAACTATACCTATGGCAAACAAAAGTAAATGCCGAAGACCTGGAAAAGCTCAAGGCAGATTACCCGGATGCAATCATTAATGGTGGCTCAATCGATGATACAACATTTGAAGAGGTTCAGCTCAATACGCCTCGGATGGTCTATGAATCCAGCTTTTTTGACGATAAAATGACCATCACCGTGCCTTACAGCCTCTCAGATACCGATATCTACTATCAAATTGGATCGGCAGCACCAAAAATTCTCGAGGGAAGAGAGATTGAACTCACGGCCAGCTCGAAGGTCACTGTGTATGCTAAAAAAGAAGGTTGGAAAGACAGTGATAAGGCCGAGCAGGCATTTATCCTGGTGAGACCTAATCGATTTAAGAGGAATAACCTGAAGTTCGATCCGAAAGGCACTTACAAAGCGAAAGGCATCGAAACCTTGTTCGACCTAAAGAAAGGAAGTGAAAACTTTCGAGACGGAAATTGGCTTGGCTTTAATGGTGATGATATGGTCGTGGAGGTTGAACTATCTGAAACGAGATCCTTGGAATCTGTATTTATCAGTACGCTGGACGATACCGGTTCGTGGATTTTCCCCCCCACCGAACTAGAAATCTGGGGAGGCAACAATTCAAATGATTTACAAAAACTCAATACCCTTTCGATCACCCCTCCTAATGGCCCAGAACCTAAACACATGATCATTCATGAACTGGCTTTTGACAAAACGGACTTGAAGTATCTCAGGGTAGTTGCCAAAAACTACGGAAACCTCCCCGATTGGCATCCTGGTAAGGACACGCCTGCCTGGTTGTTCATTGATGAAATTGCCTTTCAGTAG
- a CDS encoding PSD1 and planctomycete cytochrome C domain-containing protein has translation MPQKEVSKIDLRHAAVVALLFIAFVLLKSCQEKENNSSEYNPSQAVSIASDYVPDKVDFNLHVRPLLSDRCFACHGPDANKRESGYRLYTEAGAYAALKDRPNVFGIVPGNVQASEVVHRISSDDPTLVMPPPASNLTLTSTEKEILTKWIDQGAKWKKHWSFIPLAAQEKPETVDWAQNDIDNWVALKYEEKGFSPSEKASKERLIRRASFDLTGLPPSDELRSSFLSDNTPGAFEKVVDQLMSSQAYGEHMATSWLDLARYSDTHGYQDDLERIMWPWRDWVIKAFNENMPYDQFVTWQLAGDLLPNPTKEQILATAFNRNHKITQEGGVIQEEYRVEYVTDRVNTFGKAFLGLTLECAKCHDHKYDPISQKEFFSVYSFFNSVPEKGRIDYGEIPEPKIKITEADLKGILSFVNASKFNGDDLSLMVMKDSVKPRPTYVLNRGQYDAHGERVYPTTPAAMNPFGDELSKDRMGLAKWLFAKENPLTARVAVNRIWQSFFGKGLVNTPADFGNQGSLPSHPELLDDLASQFMTSGWDIREIQKKIMLSATYQQSSKMSPELLEKDPENKWLTRGPRYRMTFEMIRDNVLAASGLLNREIGGPSVKPYQPDGLWAETTSGVGLTNYIPDQGKSLYRRSLYTFWKRTVPPPAMMTFDAASRDLCEVDRQKTNTPLQALVMMNDPQILEASRVLAYRVLSEGASDTDRLNLAFEKILGRSPSNEEIEILGGFLTKEKERFEQAPDKIEAYLTVGQYRQEEKTAEVAAFMSVINTIFNLDEAISKT, from the coding sequence ATGCCACAAAAAGAAGTATCCAAGATTGACCTTAGACATGCTGCCGTTGTAGCACTACTCTTTATAGCCTTTGTGCTGTTAAAATCATGTCAGGAAAAAGAGAACAACTCCTCTGAGTACAATCCTAGTCAAGCAGTATCTATAGCATCCGACTATGTTCCTGACAAAGTTGATTTCAACTTGCATGTTCGCCCTTTACTTTCTGATCGTTGTTTTGCCTGCCATGGACCTGATGCTAACAAAAGGGAATCTGGGTACAGATTATACACTGAAGCCGGAGCATATGCTGCACTCAAAGACAGACCAAATGTTTTCGGAATAGTCCCCGGCAATGTTCAAGCTTCAGAAGTGGTACATCGCATTAGTTCCGATGATCCAACATTGGTGATGCCTCCCCCAGCTTCTAACCTCACGCTTACTTCGACCGAAAAAGAAATACTTACGAAGTGGATAGATCAAGGTGCCAAATGGAAAAAGCATTGGTCATTCATCCCATTGGCAGCGCAGGAAAAACCGGAAACGGTAGATTGGGCACAGAATGATATTGACAATTGGGTGGCACTCAAATATGAAGAAAAGGGATTCTCACCTTCGGAAAAGGCTTCGAAAGAAAGGCTCATTAGGCGGGCTAGTTTTGACCTGACGGGTCTGCCACCCTCGGACGAGCTAAGAAGTTCATTCCTTTCTGACAATACACCGGGAGCCTTTGAAAAAGTGGTTGATCAGCTGATGTCAAGTCAGGCTTATGGTGAGCACATGGCCACCTCCTGGCTCGACCTCGCTCGCTACTCTGACACTCACGGTTACCAGGATGATTTAGAGCGTATCATGTGGCCTTGGCGCGACTGGGTAATCAAAGCCTTCAACGAAAACATGCCATACGATCAGTTTGTCACATGGCAATTGGCAGGCGACCTGCTCCCTAACCCCACCAAAGAGCAAATTCTGGCTACAGCCTTCAATAGAAATCATAAGATCACCCAGGAAGGTGGTGTGATTCAAGAGGAGTATAGAGTGGAATACGTAACTGACCGTGTCAACACTTTCGGTAAAGCTTTTCTTGGGTTAACGCTGGAATGTGCCAAATGTCACGATCATAAATACGATCCGATTTCACAGAAAGAGTTCTTTAGTGTCTATTCCTTTTTCAATTCCGTGCCTGAAAAAGGAAGGATCGACTATGGAGAAATTCCAGAGCCAAAAATCAAAATCACGGAAGCCGATCTCAAGGGTATTCTAAGTTTTGTCAATGCGTCCAAATTCAATGGTGACGACCTAAGCCTTATGGTCATGAAGGACTCAGTTAAACCCAGACCTACTTATGTACTAAATCGTGGCCAGTATGATGCCCATGGCGAAAGGGTCTACCCTACTACGCCTGCGGCAATGAATCCCTTTGGGGATGAGCTTTCGAAAGACAGAATGGGCTTGGCGAAGTGGCTATTCGCAAAAGAAAACCCTCTCACAGCACGGGTAGCCGTCAATCGAATCTGGCAATCCTTCTTTGGAAAAGGGCTTGTCAATACGCCTGCAGATTTTGGCAACCAAGGTAGTCTACCTTCTCACCCCGAACTCTTAGATGATCTTGCCTCTCAATTCATGACATCCGGTTGGGACATCCGTGAAATCCAGAAAAAAATCATGCTTTCCGCTACCTATCAACAAAGCTCAAAAATGAGTCCAGAGTTGTTAGAAAAAGACCCAGAAAACAAATGGCTGACCAGAGGTCCAAGGTATCGCATGACTTTCGAAATGATTCGGGATAATGTACTTGCCGCCAGTGGCCTGCTTAATCGTGAAATTGGCGGACCAAGTGTAAAACCTTATCAACCTGATGGCCTCTGGGCAGAAACTACCTCTGGTGTAGGACTAACGAATTACATTCCAGATCAAGGCAAGTCCCTCTATCGAAGAAGTCTCTACACCTTTTGGAAACGTACCGTACCGCCTCCGGCCATGATGACTTTCGATGCAGCTTCGAGAGACCTTTGCGAAGTCGACCGCCAAAAAACCAATACGCCTTTGCAGGCACTGGTCATGATGAATGATCCTCAAATATTAGAAGCATCAAGAGTACTCGCCTACCGTGTTTTATCCGAGGGAGCATCAGACACTGATAGACTTAACCTAGCCTTTGAAAAAATACTGGGTAGATCACCCTCCAATGAAGAGATTGAGATATTAGGAGGCTTTCTAACAAAGGAAAAAGAGCGGTTTGAGCAGGCACCAGATAAAATTGAGGCCTATTTGACAGTAGGCCAATACAGACAAGAGGAGAAAACAGCTGAAGTTGCCGCCTTTATGTCTGTGATCAATACAATTTTCAATTTAGACGAAGCGATTTCTAAGACCTGA
- a CDS encoding DUF1501 domain-containing protein, which yields MHKEEEEFQYNMNRRHFLSQASLGLGGLGLASLLSPKSLFSNTCKPGPEDFRHIAPKAKRVIYLFQSGGPSQLELFDYKPTLRQMNGEELPESVRNGQRLTGMTSGQDSFPLAGSIFDFKQYGQSRAWVSDIMPYTSKVVDELCFIKSMHTEAINHDPAITFFQTGSQQPGRPSMGSWLSYGLGSDNDNLPAFSVLLSRGSGRPQGQPLYSRLWGNGFLNSIHQGVQFRSGKDPVLYLKDPKGMSKMDRRSMLDHLSQLNSIHSAEFGDPEINARIAQYELAYRMQTSVPETMDISQEPDYIYKMYGADVAQPGTFAANCLLARRLAERDVRFIQLYHMGWDQHENLPGAIEKQAKDVDQASAALIMDLKQRGMLDDTLVIWGGEFGRTNYSQGTLTNTNYGRDHHPRCFTIWMAGGGVKPGVSYGETDDFGYNIAKDPVHVHDFQATMLHLLGIDHEQLTYKYQGRRFRLTDVGGRIIHDILA from the coding sequence ATGCACAAGGAAGAGGAAGAATTTCAGTATAACATGAACAGGCGGCACTTTCTGTCTCAGGCCAGTCTTGGCCTTGGTGGATTGGGCTTAGCCTCACTCCTTTCTCCAAAAAGCCTTTTCAGCAATACGTGCAAACCTGGCCCAGAAGATTTCAGGCACATTGCACCAAAGGCTAAGCGGGTTATTTACCTTTTCCAAAGTGGCGGTCCGTCTCAGCTGGAGCTGTTTGACTACAAGCCCACCCTGAGGCAAATGAATGGTGAAGAGCTACCAGAATCAGTCAGAAATGGCCAGCGCTTGACAGGTATGACCTCTGGGCAAGATAGCTTTCCCCTGGCGGGATCGATCTTCGATTTTAAGCAATATGGCCAAAGTAGGGCTTGGGTAAGTGACATTATGCCTTATACATCCAAGGTAGTGGATGAACTTTGTTTTATAAAGAGCATGCACACCGAGGCCATTAACCATGACCCAGCGATTACCTTTTTTCAAACAGGTTCGCAGCAGCCAGGGCGCCCTAGCATGGGTTCATGGCTCAGCTATGGACTAGGGAGTGACAATGATAACCTTCCGGCATTTTCTGTATTGCTCTCAAGGGGAAGTGGTCGACCACAAGGTCAACCTTTGTATTCTCGCCTCTGGGGGAATGGCTTCTTGAACTCCATACATCAAGGGGTACAGTTCAGATCAGGAAAAGATCCAGTGCTCTATTTGAAAGACCCGAAAGGCATGTCGAAAATGGATAGGCGAAGCATGCTAGATCACTTGTCTCAATTGAATTCCATTCACTCAGCCGAATTTGGCGACCCTGAGATTAACGCTCGAATCGCTCAGTATGAATTAGCCTACAGAATGCAGACCTCGGTACCTGAAACCATGGACATCTCTCAAGAGCCAGACTACATCTATAAAATGTATGGGGCCGATGTGGCACAGCCGGGTACTTTTGCCGCCAATTGCCTTTTAGCAAGAAGGCTAGCGGAAAGAGACGTCCGCTTTATCCAACTCTACCATATGGGTTGGGATCAGCATGAGAATCTTCCAGGGGCGATTGAAAAGCAAGCTAAGGATGTGGATCAAGCCTCTGCTGCACTGATTATGGACCTGAAGCAACGTGGAATGCTCGATGACACCCTTGTGATTTGGGGTGGTGAGTTTGGTCGAACGAACTATTCTCAGGGCACCTTGACCAACACTAATTACGGGCGTGACCATCACCCGAGATGCTTCACCATTTGGATGGCTGGCGGTGGTGTAAAACCTGGTGTATCGTATGGAGAAACGGATGACTTCGGATATAATATTGCCAAAGACCCAGTGCATGTCCATGACTTCCAAGCCACCATGCTTCACTTATTAGGAATTGACCATGAACAGTTGACTTATAAGTACCAAGGCAGAAGGTTCAGACTGACAGATGTAGGTGGCAGAATTATTCATGACATTCTAGCATAA
- a CDS encoding 6-bladed beta-propeller — protein sequence MDRRAFVQKTLTASTAIAAMPSLLVPNSTEELILGHNSHRYRIDTKWGKLDPSRYPVKDCHEMVQDSQGRILLLTNHTKNNVLVYDKSGKLLESWGTEYPGAHGLTLSRENGEDFLFISDNDRHQVIKTTIDGKVVMTLDHPKESGHYEKADQYIPTEVAIGPNGDIYVADGYGAQWVTQYSHAGEFIRSFGGRGNQPENLQNAHGICLDTRDKNNPTLIVSAREENAFKKYSLSGEYLATIPLPGAYVCRPVIHGDYLYAAVLKSRAYGDDPSGFVTILDKENKVVSNLAGSTPTYSGTTPNEMYQTIKVFIYPHDVCIDDEENMYVAQWNSGHVYPYKLNRI from the coding sequence ATGGATCGCAGGGCATTTGTACAAAAGACTTTGACGGCATCCACAGCAATTGCAGCGATGCCCTCCCTTCTTGTTCCCAACAGCACCGAGGAATTAATTCTTGGTCATAATTCCCATCGATATAGAATTGACACCAAGTGGGGAAAGCTTGATCCTTCCAGGTATCCGGTTAAGGATTGCCATGAAATGGTTCAGGACTCCCAAGGAAGAATCCTCCTACTGACCAATCACACAAAGAACAACGTGCTGGTGTATGATAAGTCAGGCAAACTATTGGAATCCTGGGGCACAGAATACCCCGGAGCACATGGCCTGACGCTATCCCGAGAGAATGGGGAAGACTTCTTATTCATCTCTGACAATGATCGCCATCAAGTCATTAAAACTACGATAGATGGGAAAGTCGTAATGACATTGGATCACCCTAAGGAGTCAGGCCATTATGAAAAAGCCGATCAATATATACCCACTGAGGTTGCCATCGGGCCAAATGGAGATATCTATGTAGCCGATGGCTATGGTGCTCAGTGGGTCACTCAGTATTCTCACGCTGGAGAGTTTATTAGAAGCTTTGGAGGTCGAGGCAATCAGCCTGAAAACCTTCAAAATGCGCACGGCATCTGCCTGGATACTCGAGACAAGAACAATCCAACTTTGATTGTATCCGCACGTGAAGAAAATGCCTTCAAAAAGTACAGTCTTTCAGGAGAATATTTAGCGACAATTCCTTTGCCAGGCGCCTACGTTTGTCGTCCGGTGATTCATGGCGACTATCTCTATGCCGCGGTACTTAAATCAAGAGCTTATGGAGACGATCCCTCTGGGTTTGTTACCATTCTCGACAAGGAAAACAAAGTAGTTTCTAATCTGGCGGGCAGCACTCCAACTTACTCGGGAACTACTCCAAACGAGATGTACCAGACGATAAAGGTCTTTATCTATCCACATGATGTCTGCATCGATGACGAGGAAAACATGTATGTAGCCCAATGGAATTCGGGACATGTTTATCCTTATAAACTGAACAGGATATGA
- a CDS encoding peptide chain release factor 3, whose product MSLAQEIDKRRTFGIISHPDAGKTTLTEKLLLFGGAIQKAGAVKSNKIDMHARSDWMDIEKQRGISVATSVMAFEYEGKRINLLDTPGHQDFAEDTYRTLTAVDSVIMVIDCVKGVEIQTEKLMEVCRMRKTPVISFINKLDREGQDPYDLLDEIEGKLGINVHPLSWPIGMGKTFQGVYSLYDKSLRLFKAGQQQLHEEATKLEDINDPKLEEYIGEKYAEQLREDVEMLDDLYGPLDKEAYLSGDIAPVFFGSAVNNFGVKELLDTFLTISPRPIARMLEDKHVEPDYKNFTGFVFKIHANMDPKHRNRIAFLRICSGKFERGSNYFHTRQDKKFRISQATAFMAQDKETIDEAYPGDIIGLYDTGNFKIGDTLTDGEGGMYRGIPSFSPEIFREVINKDAMKTKQLEKGLNQLMDEGVAQLFNFELGSRKAVGVVGQLQFEVIQHRLKHEYGATVEFAGMQLYKACWISSKDEKKLNEFIASKQRHIAKDKDGKLVFMAESKAWLQMVQDNFPDIEFHFTSEF is encoded by the coding sequence ATGAGTTTAGCGCAGGAGATCGATAAAAGAAGGACTTTCGGAATCATTAGTCACCCCGATGCGGGTAAGACTACCCTAACGGAAAAACTTCTGTTATTCGGAGGTGCCATTCAAAAAGCGGGAGCTGTAAAATCGAATAAGATCGATATGCATGCCCGATCGGATTGGATGGACATTGAAAAGCAAAGAGGTATCTCTGTTGCTACTTCGGTAATGGCTTTCGAGTATGAAGGCAAGCGCATTAACCTATTAGATACTCCCGGTCACCAAGACTTTGCAGAAGACACTTATAGAACCCTGACCGCTGTCGATTCAGTAATTATGGTCATCGACTGTGTGAAAGGCGTTGAGATCCAAACTGAGAAGTTGATGGAGGTTTGTAGAATGAGAAAAACTCCTGTGATCTCATTCATTAACAAACTCGATCGTGAAGGTCAGGACCCCTATGATCTATTAGATGAAATCGAAGGGAAACTAGGGATCAACGTTCACCCTCTAAGTTGGCCTATCGGTATGGGTAAGACCTTTCAGGGAGTCTACAGCCTTTACGATAAGAGTCTGCGCCTATTCAAAGCTGGCCAGCAGCAATTGCATGAAGAAGCTACCAAGCTGGAAGATATTAATGACCCTAAGCTTGAAGAATATATTGGTGAGAAATATGCCGAACAACTTCGAGAAGATGTGGAGATGCTAGATGATCTCTACGGTCCGTTGGACAAAGAAGCCTATTTAAGTGGAGATATAGCTCCTGTTTTCTTCGGTTCAGCCGTCAATAACTTCGGTGTGAAAGAACTCTTGGATACCTTCTTGACCATCTCTCCCAGGCCGATCGCTCGCATGCTAGAAGACAAGCATGTAGAGCCCGACTATAAGAACTTCACTGGCTTTGTGTTTAAGATTCATGCCAACATGGATCCAAAGCACAGAAACAGAATTGCCTTCTTGAGAATTTGCTCAGGAAAATTTGAAAGAGGCTCTAACTACTTCCATACCCGCCAAGACAAGAAATTCAGAATCTCTCAGGCCACTGCCTTTATGGCACAGGACAAAGAGACGATTGATGAGGCCTATCCTGGTGATATTATCGGACTTTATGACACGGGGAATTTCAAAATCGGTGACACACTCACGGATGGTGAAGGCGGTATGTATCGCGGCATCCCGAGTTTCTCTCCAGAAATTTTCAGGGAAGTAATCAATAAAGATGCGATGAAAACCAAGCAGCTGGAAAAAGGCCTCAACCAACTGATGGACGAAGGTGTTGCCCAACTCTTCAACTTCGAATTAGGCAGTCGTAAGGCTGTTGGTGTGGTAGGCCAACTGCAGTTTGAAGTGATTCAGCATAGGCTAAAGCATGAATACGGTGCCACGGTTGAGTTTGCCGGAATGCAACTGTACAAAGCTTGCTGGATTTCATCTAAAGATGAGAAAAAGCTCAATGAGTTTATTGCTTCTAAACAAAGACATATTGCCAAGGATAAGGACGGTAAACTCGTCTTTATGGCAGAGTCCAAGGCCTGGCTACAAATGGTGCAAGACAACTTCCCTGATATTGAGTTCCACTTTACCAGTGAGTTCTAA
- a CDS encoding chitobiase/beta-hexosaminidase C-terminal domain-containing protein, with protein MRRILTLIMLFSCLILNGQEYQLGMPLVKIEGESFFENSTVIRCEFALEGAVIRYTLDDSEPNRKSKRYKKPLTITQSSTVKFKAFKKGFEASKMVRVDVFKMTSPLASIKLNPTPNSPYQAEGAKTLNDQKAGSFNFRDGRWVGYNQGPVTIDIDLGKVVQKEKLVLSTLVSPDSWIMRPEYLSYSHSLDGKEFEPEIRIGMIGMISSETAYKRFWHLGVDGPYRYVRITIKPLSAIPDWHPGKGQPGWLFIDEIFLQQ; from the coding sequence ATGAGAAGGATATTGACGCTTATCATGTTGTTTTCATGCTTAATACTGAATGGCCAAGAGTACCAATTGGGAATGCCACTAGTGAAGATCGAGGGAGAGAGCTTCTTCGAAAACAGCACCGTGATTCGCTGTGAATTCGCCTTAGAGGGGGCAGTCATTCGATATACACTAGATGATAGCGAACCCAATCGAAAGTCTAAACGCTACAAAAAGCCTTTGACCATCACACAATCGAGTACCGTCAAATTTAAAGCGTTCAAAAAAGGATTTGAAGCTTCGAAAATGGTTCGTGTGGATGTTTTTAAAATGACCTCTCCTCTGGCATCAATCAAACTTAACCCTACACCTAATAGCCCGTATCAGGCCGAAGGCGCAAAGACATTGAATGACCAAAAGGCAGGCTCGTTCAACTTTCGAGACGGTCGTTGGGTCGGTTATAATCAAGGGCCCGTCACCATTGATATTGACTTGGGTAAGGTTGTTCAAAAAGAAAAATTAGTGTTAAGTACCTTGGTTAGTCCCGACTCATGGATTATGAGACCTGAATACCTGAGCTATTCACATTCACTTGACGGAAAAGAGTTTGAACCAGAAATTAGAATAGGGATGATTGGGATGATCTCTAGTGAAACCGCCTACAAGAGATTCTGGCATTTGGGTGTAGATGGGCCATACAGGTATGTGCGTATCACGATTAAACCTCTATCTGCCATACCAGACTGGCATCCAGGCAAAGGTCAACCAGGTTGGCTATTTATTGACGAAATTTTTCTTCAGCAATGA